The following proteins are co-located in the Carassius auratus strain Wakin chromosome 7, ASM336829v1, whole genome shotgun sequence genome:
- the LOC113105267 gene encoding uncharacterized protein LOC113105267 — protein sequence MKASVIVLFFSSLFGLNVSVYRHHFLVDEALTFQEAQQRCIQAFDYLSTVRSKDLQGLSSNPLIQGKSFWIGVQRDSAGKWIWSEGGEAMITFWANGEPDGDKCGGVSTSTLTLYARPCDIHLKFYCMKVYELIVVHQRSTWEEAFEYCRQNYIDLAIINSEDIMEEAKINSTVADTDEVWTGLRFLAGHWFWVNGAGFSYNVWSSDGEIQCPAMNQRCGVFDRTQGVCKPTDCERRLNFLCVKKKYED from the coding sequence ATGAAGGCTTCAGTCATTGTGCTGTTTTTTTCGAGCCTCTTTGGGCTGAATGTCAGCGTCTACAGGCATCACTTTCTCGTGGACGAGGCTTTGACATTTCAAGAGGCACAGCAGCGCTGCATACAGGCCTTTGATTACCTGTCCACTGTCAGAAGTAAAGATTTACAGGGTTTATCTTCCAATCCTCTCATTCAAGGCAAATCTTTTTGGATTGGAGTACAGAGAGACAGCGCAGGCAAATGGATATGGTCAGAAGGTGGAGAAGCAATGATTACATTTTGGGCAAATGGAGAACCTGATGGTGATAAATGTGGTGGTGTCAGTACAAGTACATTAACTCTGTATGCCAGACCCTGCGATatccatttaaaattttattgtatGAAGGTCTATGAGCTGATTGTGGTGCATCAGAGAAGCACATGGGAAGAGGCCTTCGAATACTGCAGACAAAACTACATTGACCTGGCCATAATAAACTCAGAAGACATCATGGAAGAAGCAAAGATTAATAGCACAGTAGCTGATACAGATGAAGTGTGGACTGGTCTGCGTTTTCTAGCCGGTCATTGGTTTTGGGTAAACGGAGCTGGTTTTAGTTATAACGTCTGGTCTTCAGATGGAGAGATCCAGTGTCCCGCCATGAACCAGCGCTGTGGGGTTTTTGATAGAACGCAGGGGGTTTGTAAACCCACAGACTGTGAGAGGAGACTCAACTTTCTCTGCGTCAAGAAGAAATACGAAGACTGA